AGCGTTGTGGCTAATGGAGAGTCTGGTCTACTCATGTGTGTTCACCTGTTATGTCTGTAATCTATAATGGTTGTGGGGTCATACCACAAACAAGTATGAAAGGGTAGGTTGGCTTTTGTTGATAAAAAACAAGATGTTATTGTGTTTTTGTAAAGTTAGCGTATAGGCGGTGTTGTGACGTTGATTAGTATTATGCCTATAACCATGAGCAGAATTGGTGGAATGATGCGCGGGCTAAGATGCACGTGGAAAAATATGCGATCTACAATGAAGCTGCCTACAATGCCGCCTACCCCCCACAGTGCGTATGCAACTGACAGGTGAAAATATGAAAGGGCAGGTTTGAGCATTAAAAATGCGCAGATTACAAGGACAATAGAAAGAATTCCCCAGCGTTTTAAAGAGAATCCCCGAGAGCGTTTGATGGCCCAGTTAGCTGCAATGTCTAAAACAACTGAGCTGAGAATCCAGAATAGAGCATTAGTCATTAGAGTGCCTCACTACTTGATGCAGCCATATAAGGCCTGTAAGCACACAGCCAATGCCGATAAGTTTGAGAGGTGGCATTGGCTCATTGAACAACAAAAAACTTGTCATTGCCACTAACGCCAGTCCGACACCTTCCCAGCATGTGTACGCAATCCCCAGAGGGATACGCA
This sequence is a window from Halodesulfovibrio aestuarii DSM 17919 = ATCC 29578. Protein-coding genes within it:
- a CDS encoding SMR family transporter, which produces MTNALFWILSSVVLDIAANWAIKRSRGFSLKRWGILSIVLVICAFLMLKPALSYFHLSVAYALWGVGGIVGSFIVDRIFFHVHLSPRIIPPILLMVIGIILINVTTPPIR
- a CDS encoding DMT family transporter; this translates as MLRYWLFLLAAILSETAGTTSLKAFDDVHYGQAGLLATSTFIALSYFLLSKAVLRIPLGIAYTCWEGVGLALVAMTSFLLFNEPMPPLKLIGIGCVLTGLIWLHQVVRHSND